A genomic window from Sanguibacter antarcticus includes:
- a CDS encoding TerD family protein — translation MGVSLTKGGNVSLTKEAPGLTAVTVGLGWDIRSTTGADFDLDASAILAGADGRVLSDGHFVFFNNLTSADGSVQHTGDNTTGEGDGDDEQITVNLAAVPAEVDKIVFPVSIYDAATRQQSFGQVRNAFIRVINQAGGAELARYDLSEDASTETAMVFGELYRNGADWKFRAVGQGYAEGLTGIARDFGVNV, via the coding sequence GTGGGAGTCAGTCTGACCAAGGGCGGAAACGTCTCGCTCACCAAAGAGGCGCCGGGCCTGACCGCCGTCACCGTCGGCCTCGGGTGGGACATCCGTTCCACGACCGGAGCCGACTTCGACCTCGACGCCAGCGCGATCCTCGCCGGCGCCGACGGACGCGTCCTCTCGGACGGTCACTTCGTCTTCTTCAACAACCTCACCAGCGCCGACGGTTCCGTCCAGCACACGGGTGACAACACGACCGGCGAGGGCGACGGCGACGACGAGCAGATCACCGTCAACCTCGCGGCTGTCCCGGCCGAGGTCGACAAGATCGTCTTCCCCGTCTCGATCTACGACGCGGCCACGCGCCAGCAGAGCTTCGGCCAGGTCCGCAACGCGTTCATCCGCGTCATCAACCAGGCCGGCGGCGCAGAGCTCGCGCGCTACGACCTCAGCGAGGACGCCTCGACCGAGACCGCCATGGTCTTCGGCGAGCTCTACCGCAACGGCGCAGACTGGAAGTTCCGCGCTGTGGGTCAGGGCTATGCAGAGGGTCTCACCGGTATCGCTCGCGACTTCGGCGTGAACGTCTGA